One segment of Candidatus Hydrogenedentota bacterium DNA contains the following:
- a CDS encoding DUF1211 domain-containing protein produces the protein MTKNRLEAFSDGVIAIIITIMVLELKVPHGTDLAALAPLLPVFLSYILSFVYVGIYWNNHHHLLHATEKVNGRILWVNLHLLFWLSLIPFVTGWMGENHFATLPVALYGVVLFMASVAYVMLQCALVSGQGHESRLAGALGRDRKGKASLLLYAAAIGLAFVSPWIAGSLYVIVALMWFIPDSRVEKALG, from the coding sequence ATGACCAAAAATCGATTGGAAGCCTTCAGCGACGGCGTGATCGCCATCATCATCACGATCATGGTGCTGGAACTGAAAGTGCCTCACGGTACGGATCTCGCCGCGCTGGCGCCCCTGCTCCCCGTGTTCCTGAGCTATATTCTCAGCTTCGTCTACGTCGGCATTTACTGGAACAACCACCATCACCTGCTCCACGCCACGGAAAAGGTCAACGGTCGAATCCTGTGGGTCAATCTCCACCTCCTCTTCTGGCTCTCTCTGATCCCCTTCGTGACCGGGTGGATGGGCGAAAATCACTTCGCCACCCTGCCCGTCGCCCTCTATGGCGTGGTCCTTTTCATGGCCTCCGTGGCCTACGTGATGCTCCAGTGCGCACTCGTCAGCGGACAGGGCCACGAATCCCGCCTGGCGGGCGCACTCGGGCGCGATCGCAAGGGGAAAGCCTCCCTGCTGCTCTACGCCGCCGCCATCGGCCTCGCCTTCGTCAGTCCCTGGATCGCCGGAAGCCTCTACGTGATCGTGGCGCTGATGTGGTTCATCCCCGATAGCCGAGTCGAGAAAGCGCTGGGTTGA
- a CDS encoding EscU/YscU/HrcU family type III secretion system export apparatus switch protein: MMDPAPPEKRQQAVAIRYKAEEDAAPRVIAKGQGLLAERIMEIARAEGIHIKEDPDLVGLLAKLDVDTAIPEELYKAVAEVLAFVYRLNRGYGK; this comes from the coding sequence ATGATGGATCCCGCGCCCCCCGAAAAGCGCCAGCAGGCCGTCGCCATTCGCTACAAGGCCGAGGAAGATGCCGCCCCGCGCGTGATCGCAAAAGGCCAGGGGCTCCTGGCGGAGCGCATCATGGAGATCGCCCGCGCCGAGGGCATCCACATCAAAGAAGACCCGGATCTCGTGGGGCTGCTGGCCAAGCTGGACGTGGACACGGCCATTCCCGAGGAGCTCTACAAGGCCGTAGCCGAGGTGCTGGCTTTTGTGTATCGACTTAACCGGGGTTATGGGAAATGA
- a CDS encoding PKD domain-containing protein translates to MPLLRLILATLGLASLAANLSGCPPTPETTPPSAAFTATPTSGAAPLTVGFTDQSTDGTSPITTWAWSFGDGNISTEENPTYAYETDGTYTVSLTVTSEDGSDTETKTNFITVGTGTPSAPTADFSATPTSGPAPLTVQFTDDSVDGSSPVEAWTWDFGDGETSTEENPSHVYENAGTYNVSLTVTSDDGSDEEIRANVITVTSGSGTAPTAAFSADVVTGNAPLTVQFTDESTEGTSPITTWRWDFGDGGTSEGENPSHIYSAAGSYTVSLTVTTLDGLDTETKTDFITVAEETAMEPDTSTFEVTLAAAVLRVPEAELENVILQWNPEEHAYLLDKTETDRLGLNIALGEPLILDGIDVGRISVLDVTGDEIYLEVEEMPLNEIFTDGEISWDYGVQFTAETVKSIEIPGVGEFPVKADTPININFEQGDYKYELAVVLKKTAADFEFTVTKGIGAGVKARFTAKGQFEQFRNKNQILFESGQLTNFGHELKGLRGNTDLKLVMAGSGTDALDFKLPIPILKIPFAIAYIPATLSVGAQFVANAVVPLDGSAQVGTVFKYDSDLGFSFNGTEVTAGGRAGNTTFGDAIHQTGASSAISANFGIGFPRVTLSIAGGTLVPWAQVAFLVGGAYTPGINPCQSADALFQGAAGYNFGILGFELASGSKKLFEHKKELLRAGICTKSALDDDAADWLTSDGLIELDAPILVGAE, encoded by the coding sequence ATGCCATTGCTTCGCCTAATCCTTGCCACCCTTGGACTTGCGTCCCTCGCGGCCAACCTGAGCGGGTGCCCGCCTACCCCCGAGACCACCCCGCCCTCGGCCGCCTTCACGGCGACCCCGACTTCGGGCGCCGCGCCCCTGACCGTGGGCTTCACGGATCAGTCCACCGATGGCACCAGTCCCATTACCACCTGGGCGTGGTCCTTCGGTGATGGGAACATCAGCACGGAAGAGAACCCCACCTACGCCTACGAGACCGACGGGACGTATACCGTCTCCCTGACCGTAACCTCGGAGGATGGGTCGGACACGGAAACCAAGACGAACTTCATCACCGTGGGGACCGGGACCCCCAGCGCGCCCACGGCGGACTTTTCGGCAACCCCGACTTCCGGCCCCGCGCCACTCACGGTTCAGTTCACCGATGATTCGGTCGATGGCAGCAGCCCGGTCGAGGCCTGGACCTGGGATTTCGGCGACGGCGAGACGAGCACCGAGGAGAACCCTTCGCACGTCTACGAGAATGCCGGAACCTACAACGTCTCGCTGACGGTGACCTCCGATGACGGAAGTGACGAAGAGATTCGGGCCAATGTGATCACCGTGACCTCCGGTTCGGGCACGGCCCCGACGGCGGCCTTCAGTGCGGACGTGGTGACAGGCAACGCGCCGCTCACGGTCCAGTTCACGGATGAATCGACCGAAGGCACCAGCCCCATCACGACCTGGCGCTGGGATTTCGGTGACGGCGGCACCAGCGAAGGGGAGAACCCCTCCCACATCTACAGCGCGGCGGGCAGTTACACCGTGAGCTTGACGGTCACCACGCTGGATGGATTGGACACGGAAACTAAGACGGACTTCATCACGGTCGCGGAAGAAACCGCCATGGAGCCCGACACCTCCACCTTCGAGGTAACCCTTGCCGCGGCGGTGCTCCGCGTGCCCGAGGCCGAGCTGGAGAACGTCATCCTCCAGTGGAACCCGGAGGAACACGCCTATCTGCTGGACAAGACCGAGACCGACCGGCTGGGGCTGAACATTGCCCTGGGCGAACCGCTCATCCTGGACGGGATCGATGTGGGCCGCATATCCGTGCTTGATGTAACCGGCGACGAGATCTATCTCGAAGTTGAAGAAATGCCCCTCAACGAGATCTTCACCGACGGTGAAATTTCGTGGGACTATGGGGTTCAGTTCACGGCGGAGACCGTCAAGAGCATCGAGATCCCCGGCGTGGGCGAGTTCCCCGTGAAGGCGGACACGCCGATCAACATCAACTTCGAGCAGGGCGACTATAAATACGAACTCGCGGTGGTGCTGAAGAAGACGGCCGCCGATTTCGAGTTTACGGTGACCAAGGGCATCGGCGCGGGCGTGAAGGCGCGGTTCACCGCCAAGGGCCAGTTCGAGCAATTCCGCAACAAGAACCAGATTCTGTTCGAGAGCGGCCAGCTCACCAATTTCGGTCATGAACTCAAGGGTCTGCGCGGCAATACGGACCTCAAGCTCGTCATGGCGGGATCCGGCACCGACGCCCTCGACTTCAAGCTGCCCATTCCTATTCTCAAGATCCCTTTTGCTATCGCCTATATCCCCGCCACGCTGAGCGTCGGCGCCCAGTTTGTGGCCAACGCGGTGGTGCCCCTTGACGGCAGCGCCCAGGTCGGAACGGTCTTCAAGTACGACAGCGACCTCGGGTTCTCCTTCAACGGCACCGAAGTAACGGCCGGCGGGCGCGCGGGCAACACCACCTTCGGCGATGCCATCCACCAGACCGGCGCCTCCAGCGCCATCTCCGCCAACTTCGGCATCGGTTTCCCCCGCGTGACGCTGAGCATCGCGGGCGGCACCCTCGTGCCCTGGGCCCAGGTCGCGTTTCTCGTCGGCGGCGCCTACACCCCCGGCATCAACCCCTGTCAGTCGGCGGACGCCCTCTTCCAGGGCGCCGCGGGTTATAACTTTGGCATCCTCGGCTTCGAGCTGGCCTCGGGCAGCAAGAAGCTCTTCGAGCACAAGAAGGAGTTGCTCCGTGCCGGCATCTGCACGAAGTCGGCCCTGGACGACGACGCGGCCGACTGGCTCACCAGCGATGGCCTCATTGAACTCGACGCCCCCATCCTCGTAGGGGCCGAATAA
- the fliM gene encoding flagellar motor switch protein FliM — protein MADILSQDEVDLLLGAVSEGEIGDAEEEAQQEVHLTAYDFRRPERVSKEQLKGLQSLFEAFSREVSILFPPFLRTVVRVDLTSIDQLTYDEFILSVARPTALSIINMSPLEGTAVIEMSPSMVFPIVDRVLGGKGMTLPEPRELTEIENRIIQRIVMMLLDSLRRSWEQLIEFRLSVLQQESDPLIVQIVAGSEMVILVGYEVHIGETVGTMNFCIPLLVLNPILDQISQQAHFSRRMSEEMTIITQRAIKKTLMKSKVPVEAILGRARLSIQDIASLSVGDVIQLDTSPHYPLEIDIGHKPKFLARPGRRRESSAVQLTNFYQE, from the coding sequence ATGGCCGATATTCTCAGCCAGGACGAAGTCGATCTGCTTCTCGGCGCTGTCTCCGAAGGGGAGATTGGCGATGCCGAAGAGGAGGCGCAGCAGGAAGTTCACCTGACCGCCTACGACTTCCGCCGACCGGAACGCGTATCCAAGGAACAGCTCAAGGGACTTCAAAGTCTCTTCGAAGCCTTTTCCCGCGAAGTCAGTATTCTATTCCCGCCCTTTCTACGTACCGTGGTGCGCGTGGACCTGACCTCCATCGACCAATTGACCTACGACGAATTCATCCTCTCCGTCGCGCGGCCCACCGCCCTGTCGATCATCAACATGTCGCCCCTTGAAGGCACCGCCGTCATTGAAATGAGTCCCTCCATGGTCTTTCCCATCGTGGACCGGGTGCTCGGCGGCAAGGGAATGACCCTGCCGGAACCGCGCGAACTCACCGAGATCGAGAACCGCATCATCCAGCGAATCGTCATGATGTTACTCGACAGCCTTCGCCGTTCCTGGGAGCAGTTGATCGAGTTTCGCCTCAGCGTGCTCCAGCAGGAAAGCGACCCGCTTATCGTCCAGATCGTGGCCGGCAGTGAAATGGTGATCCTGGTCGGCTACGAGGTCCACATCGGCGAGACCGTGGGCACCATGAATTTCTGCATACCCCTGCTCGTGCTGAACCCCATCCTCGATCAGATTTCCCAGCAGGCCCATTTCTCCCGGCGCATGAGCGAAGAAATGACCATCATCACCCAGCGCGCCATCAAGAAGACCCTGATGAAAAGCAAGGTGCCCGTCGAAGCTATCCTCGGGCGCGCCCGCCTGTCGATCCAGGATATCGCCAGTCTCAGCGTGGGCGATGTGATTCAATTGGATACGTCGCCCCACTACCCGCTGGAAATCGATATCGGACACAAACCCAAGTTTCTCGCCCGGCCCGGCCGGCGGCGGGAGAGTTCGGCGGTGCAGTTGACAAATTTTTACCAGGAATAA
- a CDS encoding FliA/WhiG family RNA polymerase sigma factor produces the protein MTESDEKEFWRRYKEKGDATARDALILHHMRIVKYIAGRMAIHVPSNVEMDDLVGWGCMGLMDAVEKYDHTQDIKFSTYASIRIRGAIIDQIRSLDWAPRSLRTMARKVGAAREKLRHVEGREPSIESIATEVGTTPEHVEDTLAQLQTAQVLSLDDYLPSDDHSDTRKHEVVGSSNAAHPSEGLELEERKTALVRAILELPDQQQKVLNLYYYEELTLKEIGVVLNVSESRICQIHSAAMKALRKAVNEER, from the coding sequence GTGACGGAATCCGACGAGAAAGAATTCTGGCGGCGTTACAAGGAAAAAGGCGACGCCACGGCGCGGGACGCCCTGATCCTGCATCATATGCGTATCGTGAAGTATATCGCGGGCCGTATGGCCATTCACGTGCCCAGTAATGTGGAAATGGACGATCTGGTGGGCTGGGGCTGCATGGGCCTCATGGACGCCGTGGAAAAGTATGACCACACCCAGGACATCAAATTTTCCACCTACGCCTCGATCCGCATACGCGGCGCGATCATCGATCAGATCCGCTCCCTCGACTGGGCCCCGCGTTCCCTGCGCACCATGGCGCGCAAGGTCGGCGCCGCCCGGGAGAAGCTGCGCCATGTGGAAGGCCGAGAGCCCTCCATCGAATCCATCGCCACCGAAGTCGGGACCACCCCCGAGCACGTGGAAGACACCCTGGCCCAGCTACAAACCGCCCAGGTCCTCTCGCTGGACGACTATCTCCCTTCCGACGATCACTCCGATACGCGCAAGCACGAAGTCGTCGGCAGTTCCAACGCGGCCCACCCCTCGGAGGGCCTCGAACTGGAAGAGCGCAAGACCGCCCTGGTCCGCGCGATTCTCGAACTTCCCGACCAGCAGCAAAAAGTGCTAAACTTATACTACTATGAAGAACTGACCTTGAAGGAAATCGGCGTGGTGCTCAATGTCTCCGAGTCCCGAATCTGCCAGATTCACAGCGCCGCCATGAAGGCCCTTCGAAAGGCCGTCAACGAAGAGCGGTAA
- the fliN gene encoding flagellar motor switch protein FliN, which translates to MNPIAANIVATGLLKGAFDVLDAMLSTSFDYNVGAPAELDEPRAVESLTKFPVIMQGRIRNNLGSVALLFTVADAARFAAMIQEQEFVARDALTIDERSMLQEIADPALGGGVTNLMERFGRNVEQLEEVLLLDDGVEGAGPLVELIGPDGSIVPFTFTDNAGLSGSGMALLSQSLEAMVPADQLRAKPGAELGAQAELSPAEMNDILSGFGGAAGGGAAAAAPEPAPAPYIPHGNLDMVLDIGLIATARLGHVEMPIGDIMKLGPGSIIEVGHMVDEPVDLLVNGKLIARGDVVVVDEKFGLRITEIVSARERIESLR; encoded by the coding sequence ATGAATCCAATCGCAGCCAACATCGTAGCCACGGGCCTCCTCAAAGGCGCCTTCGACGTGCTCGATGCCATGTTGAGCACCTCCTTCGACTACAACGTCGGCGCACCCGCGGAACTGGACGAACCCAGGGCGGTCGAGAGCCTGACGAAGTTCCCCGTCATCATGCAGGGCCGGATTCGCAACAACCTCGGGTCCGTCGCCCTCCTCTTTACCGTGGCCGACGCGGCGCGCTTCGCCGCCATGATCCAGGAGCAGGAGTTCGTCGCCCGAGACGCGCTCACCATCGACGAGCGCTCCATGCTTCAGGAAATCGCCGACCCCGCGCTGGGCGGCGGCGTGACCAACCTCATGGAGCGCTTCGGCCGCAATGTGGAGCAACTCGAAGAAGTCCTCCTCCTCGACGACGGCGTGGAGGGCGCGGGGCCGCTGGTCGAGCTGATCGGCCCGGACGGATCCATCGTACCCTTCACGTTTACCGACAACGCCGGGCTGTCGGGCTCCGGCATGGCCCTGCTCAGCCAGAGCCTGGAGGCCATGGTGCCCGCGGACCAGCTCAGGGCCAAACCCGGCGCGGAGCTGGGCGCACAGGCGGAGTTGAGCCCCGCCGAGATGAACGACATCCTCAGCGGATTCGGCGGCGCCGCCGGGGGGGGCGCGGCGGCGGCGGCGCCCGAACCGGCCCCGGCCCCCTACATCCCCCATGGCAATCTGGACATGGTCCTCGACATCGGCCTCATCGCCACGGCCCGCCTCGGACACGTGGAAATGCCCATCGGCGACATTATGAAGCTGGGGCCCGGCTCCATCATCGAAGTCGGGCATATGGTGGACGAGCCGGTGGACCTGTTGGTGAATGGAAAACTGATCGCTCGCGGCGACGTCGTGGTGGTGGACGAGAAATTCGGCCTGCGCATCACCGAAATCGTCAGCGCGCGCGAACGTATTGAAAGTCTGCGGTGA
- a CDS encoding flagellar hook-length control protein FliK, with amino-acid sequence MVSGIPQFFQSIAALPVAKSIQPGQTYAAVVRLQDNVLVLAAGRLQIPLDDGTGLMPGQRVTFQLSTTAAGAQLTITPETATGSTTGATTQPNLARVLAPILESLGKLELAPRIHGMIPRHAPATLSSLQPLLTVLLSERAPGVDLEQFSQILASAANQSGLGPGTVQAIAQWLGLVPPTDSAAWHALVLRSRAEQAATARLAAALKAGGDTKGLSSLKDSAASLADRLLSDPALLQSLKEEGELEPFKALAHRIHERAAGAEMQNLRALDQSYQFIELPVRESHGFNRAQIHTFQDSSGTGRENGAAVHRTVLDLDTTQLGALWVALQSAGNQCGCHFRVEDPEVLALLESEAPALEAALAEAGFARATVTATLWDGNRDEALITLLAPYQKLDLEA; translated from the coding sequence ATGGTGAGCGGGATTCCCCAGTTCTTCCAGTCCATTGCGGCCCTGCCGGTGGCGAAATCGATCCAGCCCGGTCAGACCTATGCCGCCGTCGTGCGGCTGCAGGACAACGTGCTCGTACTTGCCGCGGGCCGGCTCCAGATTCCCCTGGATGACGGTACCGGCCTGATGCCGGGCCAGCGTGTGACCTTTCAACTCTCGACCACGGCGGCCGGGGCCCAACTGACCATTACGCCGGAAACGGCCACTGGGTCGACGACGGGTGCGACGACCCAGCCCAACCTCGCCCGCGTCCTCGCACCGATCCTTGAATCCCTGGGCAAATTGGAACTCGCCCCGCGAATTCACGGGATGATTCCCCGCCATGCACCGGCGACACTCTCGTCTCTCCAGCCCCTGCTGACGGTATTGCTCTCCGAGCGCGCGCCCGGCGTGGACTTGGAACAGTTCAGCCAGATTCTGGCGTCCGCCGCAAACCAGAGCGGACTCGGGCCGGGGACCGTCCAGGCGATTGCCCAGTGGCTCGGTCTCGTGCCTCCGACGGACAGCGCCGCGTGGCACGCACTCGTGCTCCGGAGCCGGGCGGAACAGGCGGCCACCGCGCGCCTCGCCGCCGCCCTGAAAGCCGGGGGTGATACCAAGGGGCTGTCGTCGCTTAAAGATTCAGCGGCCAGCCTCGCGGATCGCTTGCTCTCCGATCCAGCCTTGCTCCAGTCGCTGAAGGAGGAAGGCGAGCTGGAGCCTTTCAAGGCCCTCGCCCATCGCATTCACGAGCGGGCCGCGGGCGCGGAGATGCAGAACCTCCGCGCGCTGGACCAGTCCTATCAATTCATCGAGCTACCCGTCCGCGAAAGTCATGGATTCAATCGGGCGCAGATTCACACCTTTCAGGATTCGTCGGGGACGGGCCGCGAAAATGGCGCCGCCGTGCATCGCACCGTGCTGGACCTGGACACCACCCAACTCGGCGCGCTCTGGGTGGCTCTGCAGAGCGCGGGCAATCAGTGCGGCTGCCACTTCCGCGTGGAAGACCCCGAGGTACTCGCGCTGCTCGAAAGCGAGGCGCCCGCGCTGGAGGCGGCGCTGGCGGAGGCCGGTTTCGCCAGGGCCACCGTCACCGCGACCCTGTGGGACGGCAACCGGGACGAGGCGCTCATCACCCTCCTCGCGCCCTATCAGAAGCTGGATCTGGAAGCATGA